A region of Bacillus rossius redtenbacheri isolate Brsri chromosome 2, Brsri_v3, whole genome shotgun sequence DNA encodes the following proteins:
- the LOC134528963 gene encoding circumsporozoite protein-like translates to MSDGVRGPCSNPIDRREALSVTWPVTRPVTWRDLDDDLAGDLVDDLPGDWTGNLAGDLVGDLAGDLVGDLAGDLVDDLPGDWTGNLAGDLVGDLAGDLVGDLAGDLVGDLPGDWTGNLAGDLVGDLAGDLVGDLAGDLVDDLPGDWTGNLAGDLVGDLAGDLVGDLAGDLVGDLPGDWTGNLAGDLVVDLAGDLVGDLAGDLVDDLPGDWTGNLAGDLVGDLAGDLVGDLAGDLVDDLPGDWTGNLAGDLVGDLAGDLVGDLAGDLVGDLAGYLAGDLAGDWAGDLAGDLAGDWAGDLAGDLTDDLAALLLRVYHAVSLSVHVPSVANTLCEFNTGISVHHTKT, encoded by the exons TCGGTGACCTGGCCGGTGACTCGACCGGTGACCTGGCGGGACTTGGACGATGACCTTGCCGGTGACCTGGTCGATGACCTGCCTGGTGACTGGACCGGTAACCTGGCTGGTGACCTGGTTGGTGACCTAGCGGGTGACCTGGTCGGTGACCTTGCCGGTGACCTGGTCGATGACCTGCCTGGTGACTGGACCGGTAACCTGGCTGGTGACCTGGTTGGTGACCTAGCGGGTGACTTGGTCGGTGACCTTGCCGGTGACCTGGTCGGTGACCTGCCTGGTGACTGGACCGGTAACCTGGCTGGTGACCTGGTTGGTGACCTAGCGGGTGACCTGGTCGGTGACCTTGCCGGTGACCTGGTCGATGACCTGCCTGGTGACTGGACCGGTAACCTGGCTGGTGACCTGGTTGGTGACCTAGCGGGTGACTTGGTCGGTGACCTTGCCGGTGACCTGGTCGGTGACCTGCCTGGTGACTGGACCGGTAACCTGGCTGGTGACCTGGTTGTTGACCTAGCGGGTGACCTTGTCGGTGACCTTGCCGGTGACCTGGTCGATGACCTGCCTGGTGACTGGACCGGTAACCTGGCTGGTGACCTGGTTGGTGACCTAGCGGGTGACTTGGTCGGTGACCTTGCCGGTGACCTGGTCGATGACCTGCCTGGTGACTGGACCGGTAACCTGGCTGGTGACCTGGTTGGTGACCTAGCGGGTGACCTGGTTGGTGACCTAGCGGGTGACCTGGTCGGTGACCTGGCTGGTTATCTGGCCGGTGATCTGGCCGGTGACTGGGCCGGTGATCTAGCGGGTGACCTGGCCGGTGACTGGGCTGGTGACCTAGCTGGTGACCTGACCGATGACTTGGCCGCTCTACTGCTGCG AGTCTACCATGCCGTGTCGCTGTCCGTCCACGTCCCGAGTGTGGCCAACACGCTGTGCGAGTTCAACACCGGCATTTCCGTGCACCACACTAAAACATGA